The stretch of DNA GCATTCAAAATGATTTTGATTTAAATACATCATGGATAATGAATGATTCAGAATTTCCCAAAATTAATAACTCAGGTGTGTATGACAATGTAGTTCTCGATGTTGGTGTTGATAATTTAACAGTGAACACAATTTTGACATCAGCATTAATCAATGATGCTGAAGGCAGTGATCTAGTTAACAATAATATGGGTATAGATGACAAAGATGCCGTTATTAACTCGCCATCTGAATTCGTGCACGACGCCTTTTCTAATGACGCTTTGAATGTTTTAAGAGGTATGTTAAAGGAGTGGTGGGATGAGGCcctaaaagaaaattcaacCGCAGATTTGTTGGTAAATTCCCTGGCAAGTTGGGTTCAAAACCCGAATGCGAAACTATTCGACGGATTACTAAGATATCACGTTCATAacttaacaaaaaaagccTTACTTCAATTAGTAAATGAATTTAGTGCACTTGGCTCAACTATTGTATATGCAGACAGGAATCAAATTCTAATAAAGACAAACAAGTACTCACCTGAAAACTGTTACGCCTACAGCCAATATATGATGAAGGCAGTTAGAACAAATCCAATGTTTAGTTATCTGGACTTAAATATCAAACGTTATTGGGATCTGCTAATATGGATGGATAAGTTTAATTTTAGTGGATTAGCATGTATTGAAAtagaggaaaaggaaaatcaGGATTATACCGCTGTTTCGCAATGGCAACTAAAGAAGTTTCTGTCACCAATATATCAGCCCGAATTTGAGGATTGGATGATGATCATATTGGATAGTATGCTAAAGACAAAGCAGAGCTATCTAAAATTGAATTCAGGGACGCAAAGACCTACCCAAATAGTTaatgtaaaaaaacaagataaGGAAGATAGTGTTGAAAACTCGTTGAACGGATTTTCTCACCTTTTTTCCAAACCACTAATGAAAAGAGTCAAAAAGCTTTTTAAAAACCAGCAAGAGTTCATTTTAGATCCTCAGTATGAGGCAGACTATGTTATTCCTGTTCTTCCTGGTTCCCATCTGAATGTGAAAAATCCCCTTCTAGAACTTGTCAAATCACTCTGCCATGTCATGTTACTTTCAAAGAGTACAATTTTAGAAATCAGGACCCTGAGAAAAGAACTGCTGAAGATATTTGAATTGCGTGAGTTTGCTAAAGTAGCGGAATTCAAAGATCCAAGTTTGAGTCTCGTGGTGCCGGATTTTTTATGTGAATACtgttttttcatttctgaTATTGACTTTTGTAAGGCAGCTCCTGaatctattttttcatgCGTCAGATGTCACAAAGCCTTTAATCAAGTATTGTTGCAAGAACACCTGATTCAAAAACTACGTTCTGATATCGAATCCTATTTAATTCAAGATTTGAGATGCTCCAGATGTCATAAAGTGAAACGTGACTATATGAGTGCCCACTGTCCATGTGCCGGCGCGTGGGAAGGAACTCTCCCCAGAGAAAGCATTGTTCAAAAGTTAAATGTGTTTAAGCAAGTAGCCAAGTATTACGGTTTTGATATATTATTGAGTTGTATTGCTGATTTGACCATATGAGTAAGCAGTATATAACGCGAGGTTCAATGGCCTCTTTAccatgaaaaaaaaaaaaaaaaaaaaaaaaaggtaagGAAAAAGAGTATTTTCAATTCGTTTCTGaacatataaatataaataacCGAAAAATTAGCCCTTGAACATAATTAACactcttctttgatatttaaATCACAAgtacttttcttttattttcttcttaatacttttggaaataaaatgaaTGTGACCACTCCGGAAGTTGCTTTTAGGGAATATCAAACCAACTGTCTCGCATCGTATATTTCTGCTGATCCAGACATAACTCCTTCAAATTTAATCTTGCAAGGTTATAGTGGAACAGGAAAAACCTACactttgaagaagtatTTTAATGCGAATCCAAATTTGCATGCAGTATGGCTGGAACCTGTTGAGTTGGTTTCTTGGAAGCCCTTACTGCAGGCGATAGCACGTACTGTACAatataaattgaaaaccCTATATCCAAACATTCCCACCACAGATTACGATCCTTTACAGGTTGAAGAGCCAtttcttttggtaaagACGTTGCACAATATTTTTGTCCAATATGAATCTTTGCAAGAAAAGACTTGCTTGTTCTTGATATTGGATGGTTTCGATAGTTTACAAGATTTAGACGCCGCACTGTTTAACAAATATATCAAACTAAATGAATTACTTCCAAAAGATTCTAAAATTAATATAAAATTCATTTACACGATGTTAGAGACATCATTTTTGCAAAGATATTCTACACATTGCATTCCAACTGTTATGTTTCCGAGGTATAATGTGGACGAAGTTTCTACTATATTAGTGATGTCTAGATGTGGCGAACTCATGGAAGATTCTTGTCTACGTAAGCGTATCATTGAAGAGCAGATAACGGACTGTACAGACgatcaatttcaaaatgtaGCTGCGAACTTCATTCACTTAATTGTGCAGGCTTTTCATTCTTATACTGGAAACGACATATTCGCATTGAATGACTTGATAGACTTCAAATGGCCCAAGTATGTATCTCGCATTACTAAGGAAAACATATTTGAACCACTGGCTCTTTACAAAAGTGCCATCAAACTATTTTTAAGCACAGATGATAATTTAAGTGAAAATGGACAAGGTGAAAGCGCGATAACCACAAATCGTGATGACCTTGAGAACAGTCAAACTTACGACTTATCAATAATTTCGAAGTATCTGCTCATAGCCTCATATATTTGTTCATATCTGGAACCTAGATACGATGCGAGTATTTTCTCTAGGAAAACACGTATCATACAAGGTAGAGCTGCTTATGGAcgaagaaagaagaaagaagtTAACCCTAGATATTTACAGCCTTCTTTATTTGCTATTGAAAGACTTTTGGCTATTTTCCAAGCTATATTCCCTATTCAAGGTAAGGCGGAGAGTGGTTCCCTATCTGCACTTCGTGAGGAATCCTTAATGAAAGCGAATATCGaggtttttcaaaatttatcCGAATTGCATACATTGAAATTAATAGCTACAACCATGAACAAGAATATCGACTATTTGAGTCCTAAAGTCAGGTGGAAAGTAAACGTTCCCTGGGaaattattaaagaaatatcAGAATCTGTTCATTTCAATATCAGCGATTACTTCAGCGATATTCACGAATGATTATCTCCCTGGAAGGTATCCAGAGGGCAGGATACGTTCGAAACAACAACTACgttatataaatatttatacatAGTGGGATAGAATGAACAATTATCAAGTAAACcttgtattttttgttcCCACGCTCTACGCTCTGTTTCTTGGATATGGTAATCAAAGATTAATACGTATAACCGTTATTAATTCAGTCCACTAGAAACTATTAAAAGCGCCCTACTGTATGGAAAAACAATGAATGAGGAGACTGAACGGCGCAAAATTGTTAGTTTAGTTGCTCTTTTTGGCGGCCGGCGATAATGTTCTTCACTTGGTATTCTTACCAGGATTGAGCctgattttgttttgtctTATTCTTTGCGatgtcttcattttctacAAAACCTCTAATTTCTCCGGCAATGGCCCTTGAAACGTCTTCAAAGACTTCAAATGTCACGGTGGGGgttcttttatctttaacTAATCGATGAAGAGTTATTAGAATGGTTCTAAacttatttttcaattttattaaCACCCTCTCAAATTCCATCACACTTTCATCATCgttattcattttcaaaccTTTCATTAAAGTACGAATGGTAtgtatattcttttctagTGTTGGACTATGCAATCCATACGATTCTATAACATCACACAAACCTTCCATTTGTCCCAGGAGCGTAAATCTTTGGAATCCCACTTGTAAACCATACTGTTTACCTTCTAGAAAGCTCTGCTTTATATTCTCATTCTGGCCC from Saccharomyces cerevisiae S288C chromosome XIV, complete sequence encodes:
- the ORC5 gene encoding origin recognition complex subunit 5 (Subunit of the origin recognition complex (ORC); ORC directs DNA replication by binding to replication origins and is also involved in transcriptional silencing), with amino-acid sequence MNVTTPEVAFREYQTNCLASYISADPDITPSNLILQGYSGTGKTYTLKKYFNANPNLHAVWLEPVELVSWKPLLQAIARTVQYKLKTLYPNIPTTDYDPLQVEEPFLLVKTLHNIFVQYESLQEKTCLFLILDGFDSLQDLDAALFNKYIKLNELLPKDSKINIKFIYTMLETSFLQRYSTHCIPTVMFPRYNVDEVSTILVMSRCGELMEDSCLRKRIIEEQITDCTDDQFQNVAANFIHLIVQAFHSYTGNDIFALNDLIDFKWPKYVSRITKENIFEPLALYKSAIKLFLSTDDNLSENGQGESAITTNRDDLENSQTYDLSIISKYLLIASYICSYLEPRYDASIFSRKTRIIQGRAAYGRRKKKEVNPRYLQPSLFAIERLLAIFQAIFPIQGKAESGSLSALREESLMKANIEVFQNLSELHTLKLIATTMNKNIDYLSPKVRWKVNVPWEIIKEISESVHFNISDYFSDIHE
- the LTO1 gene encoding ribosome biosynthesis protein LTO1 (Substrate-specific adaptor protein involved in apo-Rli1p maturation; subunit of the Yae1-Lto1 complex, recruiting apo-Rli1p to the CIA targeting complex, facilitating the insertion of an Fe/S cluster by the Fe-S biosynthetic machinery; deca-GX3 motif crucial for complex formation; essential for aerobic but not anaerobic growth; homolog of human ORAOV1, which is overexpressed in solid tumors; co-expression of ORAOV1 and YAE1 homolog YAE1D1 restores growth and Rli1p maturation after LTO1 depletion), which gives rise to MDFDNLLNLEEQYYQEGFLEGQNENIKQSFLEGKQYGLQVGFQRFTLLGQMEGLCDVIESYGLHSPTLEKNIHTIRTLMKGLKMNNDDESVMEFERVLIKLKNKFRTILITLHRLVKDKRTPTVTFEVFEDVSRAIAGEIRGFVENEDIAKNKTKQNQAQSW